In Nostoc sp. GT001, a genomic segment contains:
- a CDS encoding PEP-CTERM sorting domain-containing protein, translated as MQEFFSYRQVPEPSTLGSILLLGIIGLFMKRKVRSIKNIKA; from the coding sequence ATGCAAGAGTTCTTTTCTTATCGACAAGTACCTGAACCTAGTACTTTAGGTAGCATACTTCTTCTTGGCATTATTGGCTTGTTCATGAAAAGAAAGGTAAGATCAATCAAAAACATTAAAGCTTAA
- a CDS encoding saccharopine dehydrogenase-like oxidoreductase, protein MNSEQIKNSLNISPAIRVGVLGFGGLGQAAAKVVAGKREMILVAAADQKGYAYAAEGLNTEKSVATYQSQGSVGYLEPIGTLTNQSIQDLIEIAEVDGYFLALPNLPNDFIPNVAKEFIKSGWRGVLVDAIKRTTAVEQLLAMKEELQAAGITYMTGCGATPGLLTAAAALAAQSYAEIHQVEITFGVGIANWEAYRATVREDIGHMPGYTVEAARAMTDAEVEALLDKTNGVLTLTNMEHADDVMLEVAGIVGRDRVTVGGVVDTRNPKKPLSTNVKVTGRTFEGKISTHTFTLGDETSMAANVCGPAFGYLKAGRQLHQRGIYGIFTAAEIMPQFVR, encoded by the coding sequence ATGAATTCTGAACAAATCAAAAATTCTCTAAATATTTCGCCAGCGATACGTGTGGGAGTACTGGGTTTTGGCGGACTCGGACAAGCAGCCGCCAAAGTAGTTGCTGGCAAACGAGAAATGATTTTAGTCGCAGCAGCAGATCAAAAAGGCTACGCTTATGCTGCTGAAGGTTTAAATACTGAAAAATCCGTTGCAACCTATCAGTCCCAAGGTTCGGTGGGTTATTTAGAGCCAATTGGTACATTAACAAATCAAAGTATTCAGGATTTAATCGAAATAGCTGAAGTAGATGGGTATTTTTTGGCTTTACCCAACCTGCCAAATGACTTTATTCCTAATGTCGCCAAGGAGTTTATCAAATCTGGTTGGCGTGGAGTATTAGTAGATGCAATTAAACGCACCACTGCTGTAGAACAACTCCTAGCGATGAAAGAGGAACTGCAAGCCGCCGGGATTACCTACATGACAGGATGTGGTGCTACCCCTGGACTATTAACAGCAGCCGCAGCTTTAGCCGCCCAAAGTTATGCCGAAATTCATCAAGTTGAAATTACCTTTGGGGTGGGAATTGCTAACTGGGAAGCTTACCGCGCTACTGTTCGGGAGGATATAGGTCACATGCCTGGTTATACAGTAGAAGCTGCTAGGGCGATGACTGACGCGGAAGTAGAAGCACTACTAGATAAAACTAATGGCGTCCTGACCTTGACAAATATGGAACACGCTGATGATGTGATGTTAGAAGTAGCCGGGATAGTAGGGCGTGATCGCGTTACAGTTGGTGGTGTAGTCGATACCCGCAATCCCAAAAAGCCTCTCAGCACCAATGTGAAGGTAACAGGACGTACCTTTGAAGGAAAGATTTCTACCCATACATTTACTCTGGGAGATGAAACCAGCATGGCAGCCAATGTCTGCGGCCCTGCTTTTGGCTATCTCAAAGCTGGTAGACAATTGCACCAACGCGGCATCTATGGAATATTCACCGCTGCCGAAATTATGCCCCAATTTGTTAGGTAA
- a CDS encoding ATP-dependent Clp protease proteolytic subunit translates to MPIGVPKVPYRMPGGQYTDWISIYDRLYRERIIFLGRDIDDEIANQIIAVMLYLDSDDPGKDIYLYINSPGGMVTSGMAIFDTMQHIKSDVVTICVGLAASMGSFLLAAGTKGKRLALPHSRIMIHQPSGGTRGQATDIEIEAREILRIRHQLNGIYADKTGQTIEKIEKDMDRDFFMSAEEAKEYGLIDRVIEERTSVITGE, encoded by the coding sequence ATGCCTATAGGCGTTCCTAAAGTTCCTTACCGGATGCCCGGTGGACAATATACAGATTGGATTAGCATCTACGATCGCCTTTACCGGGAACGGATTATTTTCTTGGGGCGCGATATTGATGATGAAATCGCCAATCAAATTATTGCTGTAATGCTGTATCTGGATTCAGACGACCCAGGTAAAGATATTTATTTATACATCAATTCTCCTGGTGGAATGGTTACATCTGGCATGGCTATTTTTGACACCATGCAACATATCAAATCAGATGTAGTAACTATTTGCGTGGGATTAGCTGCTTCAATGGGGTCTTTCCTGCTGGCAGCTGGCACAAAAGGCAAACGGTTAGCATTGCCTCACTCACGGATTATGATTCACCAGCCTTCAGGTGGCACCCGTGGACAAGCAACCGATATCGAAATTGAAGCTAGAGAGATTCTGCGGATTCGTCACCAGCTCAATGGCATTTATGCCGATAAAACAGGTCAGACCATAGAAAAGATTGAAAAAGATATGGATCGTGACTTTTTCATGTCTGCCGAAGAAGCAAAAGAATACGGCTTAATTGACCGTGTGATTGAAGAACGAACCTCGGTAATAACTGGGGAGTAG
- a CDS encoding VWA domain-containing protein: MKVNLQPALNDGNLDANQLNSQRQLGISISATAETQDRHVPLNLCLILDHSGSMNGRSLETVKKAANRLVDKLNPGDRLSVVVFDHRAKVLVSSQSVENPEKIKQQINRLAADGGTAIDEGLRLGIEELAKGKKDTVSQAFLLTDGENEHGDNNRCLKFAQLAASYNLTLNTLGFGDNWNQDVLEKIADAGLGTLSYIQKPEQAEEEFNRLFSRIQTVGLTNAYLLFSLMPHVRLAELKPIAQVSPDTIELPLQQEADGRFAVRLGDLMKDAERVILANIYLGQLPTGEQAIANVQVRYDDPAANKVGLVTPNIPVYAHVVKNYQADLNPQVQHSILALAKYRQTQLAETKLQQGDRSGAATMLQTAAKTALQMGDTGAATVLQTSATQLQSGGDLSESDRKKTRIVSKTVLQDTPPQ; the protein is encoded by the coding sequence ATGAAGGTTAATTTGCAGCCTGCCTTGAATGATGGTAATTTGGACGCAAATCAACTGAACAGTCAACGTCAGTTGGGAATTTCGATTTCAGCGACCGCAGAGACTCAAGACCGCCATGTACCCCTGAATTTATGCTTAATTCTCGATCATAGTGGTTCGATGAACGGGCGATCGCTAGAAACGGTGAAAAAAGCAGCGAATCGTCTGGTAGATAAACTCAATCCTGGCGATCGCCTCAGTGTGGTAGTTTTCGATCACCGGGCCAAAGTCTTAGTATCTAGTCAAAGTGTCGAAAATCCAGAGAAAATCAAACAGCAAATTAATCGCCTAGCCGCCGATGGTGGAACTGCGATTGATGAAGGGCTGCGCTTGGGGATTGAGGAGTTGGCGAAGGGCAAAAAAGATACTGTTTCCCAAGCTTTTTTGTTAACCGACGGTGAAAATGAACACGGTGATAACAATCGCTGTTTGAAATTTGCTCAATTGGCTGCTAGCTATAATTTAACTTTAAATACTTTGGGATTTGGTGACAACTGGAACCAAGATGTTTTAGAAAAAATTGCCGATGCTGGCTTAGGTACTTTATCTTATATTCAAAAACCCGAACAGGCAGAGGAAGAGTTTAATCGCCTGTTCAGCCGTATTCAAACAGTGGGATTGACTAATGCTTATCTGTTATTCTCTCTAATGCCCCATGTCCGGTTAGCGGAACTCAAACCCATCGCCCAAGTTTCCCCAGACACAATTGAGTTACCACTGCAACAAGAAGCTGATGGACGTTTCGCTGTGCGGTTGGGAGATTTAATGAAAGATGCAGAACGGGTAATCTTAGCTAATATTTATTTGGGACAATTGCCAACAGGTGAACAAGCGATCGCTAATGTGCAAGTCCGCTACGATGACCCAGCCGCCAACAAGGTAGGTTTAGTTACACCAAATATCCCAGTTTATGCCCATGTAGTCAAAAACTACCAAGCAGACCTGAATCCCCAGGTGCAGCATTCTATTTTAGCATTAGCGAAGTACCGCCAAACCCAGCTAGCCGAGACGAAATTACAACAAGGCGATCGCAGTGGTGCAGCGACAATGTTACAAACGGCTGCGAAAACTGCGCTACAAATGGGAGATACTGGCGCAGCGACGGTGTTGCAAACTTCTGCTACCCAGCTACAATCTGGTGGAGATTTATCTGAAAGCGATCGCAAGAAAACCAGAATTGTCTCCAAAACAGTTTTGCAAGATACTCCTCCTCAATGA
- a CDS encoding AraC family transcriptional regulator yields MNQKEAEFEKRKMQINREELIERMIRIAPENSLLEVFPGIFIYQSSKPTESQISVLKPAFCVIAQGSKDVLLNDELFHYDSGHYLISTLDLPIMSNVVEASEEKPYLNLRIDLDPALVAVVMIESGIETKKSGTRVKAMDVSPVDADLLDAVVKLVKLFDTPDEMKFLAPLIIREIIYRLLKGKQSARLGQLITTEGDAQRISRVVKQIRENIDQPLKIEDTARELGMSVSSFHQHFKSVTAMSPLQFQKQIRLQEARRLMLGENMDVAIASFQVGYDDPSYFSREYKKLFGIPPHRDIAKLRSNLGQ; encoded by the coding sequence ATGAACCAAAAAGAAGCAGAATTTGAAAAGCGAAAGATGCAGATCAATCGGGAGGAGCTGATCGAAAGAATGATTCGTATCGCTCCTGAAAACAGCCTTTTGGAAGTGTTTCCGGGCATTTTTATATATCAATCGTCGAAACCGACCGAGAGCCAAATATCCGTATTAAAGCCCGCCTTCTGCGTCATCGCGCAGGGCAGCAAGGATGTGCTTTTGAACGATGAATTATTTCACTATGATTCCGGTCATTACTTAATCTCGACGCTTGATTTGCCGATTATGAGTAATGTCGTCGAAGCGTCCGAGGAAAAACCTTATTTGAATCTTCGCATAGACCTCGATCCGGCACTTGTGGCTGTGGTGATGATTGAATCTGGCATCGAAACTAAAAAAAGCGGCACTCGAGTTAAGGCGATGGATGTCAGCCCGGTTGATGCCGATTTACTCGATGCGGTCGTCAAATTGGTGAAACTATTTGACACGCCGGACGAAATGAAGTTTCTCGCGCCGCTCATCATCCGCGAGATCATCTACCGGCTTTTAAAAGGAAAACAGAGCGCACGCCTGGGCCAGCTTATCACTACCGAAGGCGACGCGCAGCGCATCTCTAGAGTGGTCAAGCAAATCCGCGAGAACATTGATCAGCCGCTGAAAATCGAAGATACAGCCCGTGAACTCGGCATGAGCGTGTCAAGCTTTCACCAACATTTTAAGTCCGTCACGGCGATGAGTCCTTTGCAGTTCCAGAAACAAATACGGCTTCAGGAAGCGCGCCGTCTGATGCTCGGCGAAAACATGGACGTGGCGATCGCCAGCTTTCAGGTCGGTTACGATGACCCGTCTTATTTCAGCCGGGAATATAAAAAACTATTTGGTATTCCCCCACATCGTGACATTGCCAAGCTTCGCAGCAATTTAGGGCAATAA
- a CDS encoding ATP-dependent Clp protease proteolytic subunit — MDISPIKAVQAPYYGDNFYRTPPPDLPSLLLKERIVYIGMPLVPAVTELIVAQLLFLQSDDPEKPIKIYINSTGTSGYSGEPIGFETEAFAIYDTMKYIKPPIHTICVGSAMGMSAMLLSAGTKGCRASLPHSSIILHQPKSYAQGQATDIQIRAREVLVNKGALVDILHRTTGQAPEKITKDMDRLLYLTPYEAKEYGLIDRVFEKEELANPPLPASVL, encoded by the coding sequence ATGGACATTTCCCCAATCAAGGCTGTTCAAGCCCCATATTACGGCGATAACTTTTACCGGACACCACCGCCAGATTTACCTTCCCTCTTATTGAAGGAGCGAATCGTCTATATTGGGATGCCTCTGGTGCCTGCTGTTACGGAATTAATCGTGGCCCAATTGCTGTTTTTGCAGTCCGACGACCCCGAAAAACCGATTAAAATCTATATCAACTCTACCGGCACTTCCGGTTACAGTGGCGAACCCATTGGCTTTGAAACCGAAGCCTTCGCCATCTATGACACCATGAAATATATCAAGCCTCCTATCCATACCATCTGCGTAGGTTCTGCGATGGGTATGTCAGCGATGCTTCTCAGTGCTGGTACAAAAGGTTGCCGCGCTAGTTTGCCTCACTCCTCGATTATCCTGCATCAGCCTAAGAGCTACGCCCAAGGTCAAGCAACGGATATTCAAATTCGCGCCAGGGAAGTTTTAGTAAATAAAGGGGCCTTAGTTGATATCTTACATCGCACCACTGGACAGGCTCCAGAAAAAATTACTAAAGACATGGATCGGTTGTTATATTTAACACCATACGAAGCGAAAGAATACGGTTTAATTGACCGAGTTTTTGAGAAAGAAGAACTTGCAAATCCCCCACTTCCTGCCAGTGTCCTTTAA
- a CDS encoding basic amino acid ABC transporter substrate-binding protein, which produces MKLSNFKWQQLILSLGCLLLIIACQSLYPTTNPEVKPLKVATDPTFVPFEFQTASGNLEGFDIDLMNAIAKVAGFAVQFESLPFDGMISTLQAKRVDAAISGITITAERLKTIAFSRPYFKAGLAIAVREDNQNIKDFNSLKGKKIAVQIGSTGADFAKTIPNAKISTFNSGPEFFQDLLNGNVDAVVSDAFATLYAIKNGKLKGIRVVADLLTQEYYGIAMPKDSPHLDAINKGIATLLSNGTYKQIYQKWFKVEPPQLPDS; this is translated from the coding sequence GTGAAATTAAGTAACTTCAAATGGCAGCAGCTAATTCTCAGCTTAGGCTGCCTACTACTGATTATTGCCTGTCAAAGTTTATATCCCACTACTAACCCAGAAGTTAAACCTCTCAAGGTGGCTACAGACCCCACCTTTGTCCCTTTTGAATTTCAAACAGCTAGCGGGAACTTGGAAGGCTTTGATATTGATTTGATGAATGCGATTGCTAAAGTAGCAGGTTTTGCAGTCCAGTTTGAAAGTCTGCCCTTTGATGGCATGATCTCGACTTTGCAAGCCAAAAGAGTCGATGCAGCAATTAGTGGAATCACGATTACCGCCGAACGCCTGAAAACAATTGCTTTTTCACGACCTTATTTTAAAGCCGGACTTGCGATCGCTGTCCGCGAAGACAATCAAAATATTAAAGACTTCAATAGTCTCAAAGGTAAAAAAATTGCTGTCCAAATTGGTTCTACTGGGGCAGATTTTGCCAAAACCATCCCCAACGCCAAAATTAGTACTTTTAATTCTGGCCCAGAATTTTTCCAAGACTTGCTCAATGGCAACGTTGATGCTGTTGTTAGTGATGCTTTCGCGACTTTGTATGCGATTAAAAATGGCAAACTCAAAGGCATCAGAGTTGTTGCGGATTTGCTTACTCAAGAATACTACGGGATTGCTATGCCCAAGGATTCACCGCATTTGGATGCAATTAACAAAGGTATAGCAACTTTGCTATCCAATGGCACTTACAAGCAAATTTATCAAAAATGGTTTAAAGTTGAACCTCCACAATTGCCAGACTCTTGA
- a CDS encoding VOC family protein — translation MKTTGIHHVAVICSDYDRSKAFYVETLGFRIIQETFRAARNSYKLDLEVAENTQIELFSFPNPPERPSKPESCGLRHLAFQVDDVEETVFYLKSKGVEVENIRVDEITRKKYTFFKDPDNLPLEIYER, via the coding sequence ATGAAAACCACTGGCATTCATCATGTAGCTGTTATTTGTTCTGACTACGATCGCTCTAAAGCATTTTATGTCGAAACTTTAGGCTTTCGGATTATTCAAGAGACTTTTCGCGCCGCCAGAAATTCTTATAAATTAGATTTAGAAGTTGCAGAAAATACTCAAATTGAACTATTCTCTTTCCCCAATCCTCCAGAACGACCTAGTAAACCAGAGTCTTGTGGTTTAAGACATCTTGCTTTTCAAGTTGATGATGTAGAGGAAACTGTTTTTTATTTAAAATCAAAAGGAGTAGAGGTAGAAAATATCAGAGTTGATGAAATTACACGTAAGAAATATACTTTCTTTAAAGACCCAGACAATTTACCATTAGAAATTTATGAGCGTTAA
- a CDS encoding alpha/beta hydrolase, whose amino-acid sequence MKYILFLGMMTLMISGQAYTQTEQKEQSKTTKEMEQITPKGYTTFKVSDNVTMYKVTFKNQYKMNVAGHLFIPNNLDQSKKHSAIIVGHPMGAVKEQSANVYAANMAERGFVTLSLDLSFWGESEGEPRNAVAPDIYSEDFSAAVDFLGTRPFIDKNRIGIIGVCGSGSFVISAAKIDPRMKAIATVSMYDMGAANRNALNHSLTLEQRKKIQEEAAKQRYVEFTNGETKYTSGTVHRLDENTHPIQREFYDFYRTPRGEYTPKGGSPELTTHPTLSSNVKFMNFYPFNDIETISPRPMLFITGDKAHSREFSEDAYKRAAEPKELYIIPKAGHVDLYDRVELIPFDKLTSFFTEHLK is encoded by the coding sequence ATGAAATATATATTATTTTTAGGGATGATGACTCTTATGATCAGCGGGCAAGCTTACACACAAACAGAACAAAAAGAACAATCAAAAACAACAAAAGAAATGGAACAAATAACACCAAAGGGATATACAACTTTTAAGGTAAGCGACAACGTTACGATGTATAAGGTTACTTTTAAAAACCAATACAAAATGAATGTTGCGGGACATCTATTTATTCCCAATAATTTAGATCAGAGTAAAAAACATTCGGCGATCATTGTTGGGCATCCTATGGGAGCAGTAAAAGAACAAAGTGCCAACGTGTATGCTGCTAATATGGCTGAACGAGGATTTGTGACTTTATCTCTTGACTTGTCTTTCTGGGGTGAAAGTGAGGGCGAACCACGCAACGCTGTTGCGCCTGATATTTATTCTGAAGATTTCAGTGCAGCAGTTGACTTTCTTGGGACGCGTCCATTTATTGACAAAAACCGAATCGGAATAATTGGAGTTTGTGGTAGCGGAAGCTTTGTTATCAGTGCCGCTAAGATTGATCCGCGAATGAAAGCGATCGCAACTGTCAGCATGTACGATATGGGAGCAGCCAACCGAAATGCACTTAACCATTCGCTGACCCTTGAGCAGAGAAAGAAAATCCAGGAGGAGGCTGCAAAGCAACGTTATGTAGAGTTTACCAATGGTGAAACCAAATACACAAGTGGGACTGTACATAGGTTAGATGAAAACACACACCCTATCCAGCGTGAGTTTTATGATTTCTACCGTACACCGAGAGGTGAATACACGCCTAAAGGAGGATCGCCGGAACTCACAACGCACCCGACGTTAAGCAGTAACGTTAAGTTTATGAATTTTTATCCGTTTAATGACATAGAAACGATTTCCCCTCGTCCTATGCTTTTCATCACGGGTGATAAAGCTCACTCAAGAGAGTTTAGTGAAGATGCCTACAAACGTGCAGCCGAACCTAAAGAATTGTATATCATTCCGAAAGCAGGACACGTTGATTTATATGACAGAGTTGAGTTAATTCCCTTTGATAAACTCACGTCATTTTTTACCGAACATTTAAAGTAA
- a CDS encoding VWA domain-containing protein: protein MKVKLLSALNDNNVDVAQTSSQRQLAITIFALAGESDQNLPLNLCLILDKSGSMHGHPIKTVIQAVEGLIDRLKVGDRISVVAFSGTAEVIIPNQAIKDPKSIKTQIKSKLTASGGTAIADGLELGITELMKGTRGAVSQAFLLTDGHGESGLRIWKWDIGRDDNKRCLKLAQKAAKLNLTINTFGFGNSWNQDLLEKIADVGGGTLAHIEHPEQAVEQFSRLFGRIQSIGLTNAYLLLSLVPNVRLAELKPIAQVAPDTIELPVEPEADGSFAVRLGDLMQDVERVVLANIYLGQLPEGKQAIAHLQIRYDDPLVNEEGLLSPLIPMYADVVRAYQPTSNPQVQQSILALAKYRQTQLAEAKLQQGDRTGAATMLQTAAKTALQIGDKGAATVLQTSATRLQAGEELSEADLKKTRIVSKTVLQE from the coding sequence ATGAAAGTTAAATTGCTCTCGGCGTTAAATGACAATAATGTTGATGTGGCTCAAACAAGTAGCCAACGTCAATTGGCAATTACAATTTTTGCGCTCGCTGGTGAGTCCGATCAAAATCTTCCCCTTAATCTCTGCTTGATTTTGGATAAAAGTGGTTCCATGCATGGACACCCAATTAAAACAGTGATCCAGGCGGTGGAAGGATTAATCGATCGGTTGAAAGTAGGCGATCGCATTTCAGTTGTAGCTTTTTCCGGCACTGCGGAAGTCATTATCCCTAACCAAGCGATCAAAGACCCCAAAAGCATCAAAACTCAAATAAAAAGCAAACTGACTGCTAGCGGTGGCACTGCGATCGCTGATGGTTTGGAATTGGGAATTACAGAACTGATGAAGGGTACAAGAGGCGCTGTTTCCCAGGCGTTTCTGCTTACAGATGGACATGGAGAAAGCGGTTTGCGGATTTGGAAGTGGGATATTGGGCGAGATGACAACAAACGCTGTCTGAAACTGGCGCAAAAGGCTGCCAAGCTGAACCTAACTATCAACACTTTCGGATTTGGCAATAGCTGGAATCAGGATTTGCTAGAAAAAATTGCTGATGTTGGTGGTGGGACTTTAGCCCATATTGAACATCCTGAACAAGCTGTGGAGCAATTTAGCCGACTGTTTGGGCGGATTCAGTCTATCGGGTTAACTAATGCCTACTTGCTGTTATCTTTAGTTCCCAATGTCCGACTAGCCGAACTTAAACCTATTGCCCAAGTTGCCCCAGACACAATCGAGTTACCAGTAGAACCCGAAGCTGATGGTAGCTTTGCTGTGCGTTTGGGAGATTTGATGCAGGATGTAGAACGGGTAGTTTTGGCGAACATTTATCTGGGACAATTGCCAGAAGGGAAACAAGCGATCGCTCATCTACAAATTCGTTATGATGACCCGTTGGTTAACGAAGAAGGTTTACTTTCGCCCTTGATACCGATGTATGCAGATGTAGTGCGAGCCTATCAACCGACATCTAATCCGCAGGTACAACAGTCTATTTTAGCATTAGCGAAGTATCGCCAAACCCAGTTAGCCGAGGCGAAATTGCAACAAGGCGATCGCACTGGTGCAGCCACAATGCTACAAACAGCCGCTAAAACCGCTTTACAAATTGGAGATAAAGGGGCAGCGACAGTGTTGCAAACCTCAGCCACTCGCCTGCAAGCTGGGGAAGAACTTTCTGAAGCAGACCTCAAGAAAACTAGGATTGTATCAAAGACTGTTTTACAAGAATAG
- a CDS encoding J domain-containing protein has translation MDLGDCYRLLGLRSGASFADIKASYRRLAQQYHPDINPDDNKAKDKFIALTXAYKLLLTVVLPEEIGVHSSQVSTSGGDDAKATQRQKTPVTTVTSQESGKPKPPNLLEIEERLKWKTYEQLQRFLQERRFPQAIALAEALADRLSTDAEVRQWLAIAYQIWGRALISEKQLLKARIYLKKALKTDPHNKSLWYEVQRDFQRLEQIF, from the coding sequence ATGGATCTTGGAGATTGCTACCGTTTACTAGGTTTAAGATCGGGAGCTTCTTTTGCTGACATCAAAGCGTCTTACCGACGACTGGCGCAGCAATATCATCCCGATATCAACCCAGATGACAACAAAGCCAAAGATAAGTTTATTGCCTTGACAGANGCCTACAAACTCCTGCTGACGGTAGTACTACCAGAGGAAATTGGCGTACATTCAAGTCAGGTGTCAACGTCTGGAGGTGACGACGCCAAGGCAACGCAGCGGCAGAAAACACCAGTAACGACGGTGACAAGCCAAGAATCAGGGAAACCAAAGCCGCCGAATCTGTTGGAAATAGAAGAACGGCTGAAGTGGAAGACTTATGAGCAATTGCAGCGATTTTTGCAAGAAAGACGATTTCCGCAAGCGATCGCCCTGGCGGAAGCTTTAGCAGATCGTTTGTCAACAGATGCAGAAGTCCGTCAATGGTTGGCGATCGCTTATCAAATTTGGGGACGGGCGCTAATTTCTGAAAAACAACTACTCAAAGCCAGAATTTATCTGAAAAAAGCTTTGAAAACAGATCCTCATAATAAAAGTCTCTGGTATGAAGTCCAGCGCGATTTCCAGCGCTTGGAGCAAATTTTTTAA
- a CDS encoding PLP-dependent aminotransferase family protein, with product MASTTSAYQIADLFAERARNLTPPTYGTELTKIITVSFAYGLADPILFPHADLSAASAAVLAEEAPIALNYGPPSAQLYEQIILRLQAQGIPVGRDRVIIGYGSGQILGLLPDVFVEPGDVVIVEGPTFLGVVSRFVQAGARLITIPVDEMGMDVDALEETLSDLKKQGIRPRFIYTIPTFHNPTGTTMPLSRRQKLVALAAEYGVLVVEDDAYSDLRFQGEIVPSLASLDKEGWVLYVNTFSKIIAPGIRLGWACGDPAIIERLAMFKSEGPVGPFVSHVVGRYCATGKLDHHIQELIACYKHKCNLLLEAIAHEFPSDVVALRPGGGFFVWCKLPPDISAKALLRAANEHGVSFLPGTRCYANGQGDDAIRLAFSFQTTEKIVEGIAVLGAVLRKWR from the coding sequence ATGGCTTCTACCACTTCTGCTTACCAAATTGCTGATTTGTTCGCCGAAAGAGCTAGAAATTTGACACCACCAACTTACGGCACTGAGTTAACCAAAATCATCACCGTCAGCTTTGCCTATGGTCTGGCTGACCCAATTCTCTTTCCCCATGCTGACTTGTCTGCTGCAAGTGCGGCTGTACTGGCAGAAGAAGCTCCGATCGCTCTCAATTACGGGCCACCTTCAGCCCAACTTTATGAACAAATAATCCTCCGCTTGCAAGCTCAAGGAATTCCTGTAGGTCGCGATCGCGTAATTATTGGCTACGGTTCCGGTCAGATTTTGGGCTTGCTACCAGATGTGTTTGTCGAACCTGGTGATGTGGTAATTGTAGAAGGGCCAACCTTCTTGGGAGTAGTTAGTAGATTTGTCCAGGCTGGCGCCCGCCTGATTACCATTCCTGTAGATGAGATGGGAATGGATGTAGATGCGTTAGAAGAAACTTTAAGCGACCTGAAAAAACAGGGTATTCGACCCCGTTTTATTTACACTATCCCTACTTTTCATAATCCCACAGGCACTACTATGCCGTTATCTCGCCGCCAAAAGCTGGTAGCGTTAGCGGCTGAGTATGGTGTGTTGGTGGTGGAAGACGATGCCTACAGCGATTTGCGCTTCCAAGGTGAAATTGTGCCATCCTTAGCAAGCCTTGACAAGGAGGGGTGGGTGTTATATGTGAATACCTTCTCGAAAATCATTGCGCCTGGTATTCGGCTAGGCTGGGCTTGTGGCGATCCAGCAATTATTGAGCGGTTGGCAATGTTCAAAAGTGAAGGGCCTGTGGGGCCGTTTGTCAGCCATGTGGTTGGCCGCTACTGTGCTACAGGCAAACTAGATCATCACATTCAGGAGTTAATCGCGTGCTACAAGCATAAGTGTAATTTGTTGTTAGAAGCGATCGCTCACGAGTTTCCCAGTGATGTAGTTGCTTTGCGTCCAGGTGGTGGCTTTTTCGTTTGGTGTAAATTGCCGCCAGATATCAGCGCCAAAGCACTCCTCAGAGCTGCCAATGAACACGGCGTCAGTTTTCTGCCAGGGACTCGTTGCTATGCCAATGGACAGGGAGATGATGCCATTAGGCTGGCTTTTAGCTTTCAAACAACCGAGAAGATTGTTGAGGGAATTGCTGTCTTGGGAGCAGTGTTGAGGAAATGGCGGTAA